DNA from bacterium:
TGATCCTCCCGTCTTTGTAAGCGTACTCGTAGGCCCAGTACTCGAGATCCTCTTCCTCCAGCTTGAACCCCTCCGGATCGAGTTTCGCCATGAAGGTCTTGCCCGTGCCAGTGAGGATCAGGCACTCATTCTCGGGGTCAGCGCCAACGGTCTTCAGGACCTGCCCGAAGGCGCGATGGCTTTCTACGCTCAGCTGGAGGGGTCCACCTTTGGTATGCGCCTGAACCAGAATGACGCCGTCATCACGGCGCTCGATCTTGTAGTGGTCTTTGAAAGCTTCCCTGTAGTCTTCCAGCTTGGGAGCTGAAACGAATTTTTGCAACGACATAGTCTATTCTCCATTGGAAATAGGAACCCAGTTGTTAGGTCCAGATGTCATCCCGCCGCGCGAGAGTCGATCGATGGGCGGGGTGATCGTTGGTCGGTACGCGATCGTCTACTCCAGGCCAGCCTGCTGGCGGCTGATTTCGCCGATAGCGCTCCAGTCCTTGTTCGCCATGCCCTGCTCCAATGCCGCGGCCATCTTCGCCTCGATGATATCGGCGATGTCGAACCGGGCACCGCAACTCTGAGCGGCCTCGCGCATGAGGCGGACATCCTTCAGGCCACCGGTCATGCGAAAACCACCGTCATCGTACGCCCGGTCGCGGATCTTGCCGGCGTACATCTTCAGGACTGGGTGGGCGAACATGGATTGATAGAGACCCTCCAACAGGTCTACGTCGATACCCGCCTTCTCGGCGCAGGCATACACTTCGCCCATCAGTTCGATGATTGAGATAACGCTGTAGTTCAGACAGAGCTTCAGCGTCGCAGCAACGCTGGCCTTTTGCCCGACCGGAACGACGGCCTGGGTGAATGCCTGGCAGACCTGCATGGCGGTGTCGAGGCCGTCTTTGTCACCAGCCATGAACGACATCAACGTTCCGGCCGCCGCGGCCTCCGGTCGCCCCAGAACCGGTGCGGCAACGAAATGAGTTCCGTGCGCACGGTGATTCTCTGCCAACTCGTCGGCGAACCTCGGCGAAATGGTAGTGACGCACACATGAACGCTGCCGGGCTTCATGGCGGCCAGGATGCCGTTCTCACCCTCCAGAACGTCGAGGATCGAGCCGTCATCCATGAGACTGGTAAGAACGAGATCGGCGCCAATCACTGCCTGCCCGGGAACCTCCACCCCGCTAGCGCCCCTGTCGACGAATGGCTGCATCTTTGACTGCGTCCGGTTCCAGATTGTCAGGTCAAAGCCCGCATTCAGAAGACTATTGGCTATGCCCGATCCCATATTCCCAAGGCCCAGGAGAGCAACTTT
Protein-coding regions in this window:
- a CDS encoding NAD(P)-dependent oxidoreductase, which codes for MKVALLGLGNMGSGIANSLLNAGFDLTIWNRTQSKMQPFVDRGASGVEVPGQAVIGADLVLTSLMDDGSILDVLEGENGILAAMKPGSVHVCVTTISPRFADELAENHRAHGTHFVAAPVLGRPEAAAAGTLMSFMAGDKDGLDTAMQVCQAFTQAVVPVGQKASVAATLKLCLNYSVISIIELMGEVYACAEKAGIDVDLLEGLYQSMFAHPVLKMYAGKIRDRAYDDGGFRMTGGLKDVRLMREAAQSCGARFDIADIIEAKMAAALEQGMANKDWSAIGEISRQQAGLE